From Streptomyces sp. HUAS MG91, the proteins below share one genomic window:
- a CDS encoding lytic polysaccharide monooxygenase auxiliary activity family 9 protein: MHARKKTAALIGAALAPALALTLPTGSASAHGYINSPPSRQAQCAAGTVSCGDITYEPQSVEGPKGLTSCSGGNSRFAELDDDSKGWVATPVQSSTTFEWKLTAQHATSTWQYFVGGQEIAEFNDNGAKPGATVTHQVDFGSLTGHQKVLAVWNIADTTNAFYACIDVNVGS; the protein is encoded by the coding sequence ATGCACGCCCGAAAGAAGACGGCCGCCCTCATCGGCGCGGCTCTGGCCCCGGCCCTGGCCCTCACGCTCCCCACCGGTTCGGCGAGCGCCCACGGCTACATCAACTCGCCGCCCAGCCGGCAGGCCCAGTGCGCGGCCGGCACGGTGTCCTGCGGTGACATCACCTACGAGCCGCAGAGCGTGGAGGGGCCCAAGGGCCTGACCAGCTGCAGCGGCGGCAACAGCCGGTTCGCGGAACTCGACGACGACTCCAAGGGCTGGGTCGCCACCCCGGTGCAGAGCAGCACGACGTTCGAGTGGAAGCTCACCGCGCAGCACGCGACGAGCACCTGGCAGTACTTCGTCGGCGGCCAGGAGATCGCCGAGTTCAATGACAACGGTGCCAAGCCGGGCGCGACCGTCACCCACCAGGTCGACTTCGGGTCGCTGACGGGGCATCAAAAGGTGCTGGCCGTCTGGAACATCGCCGACACCACGAACGCGTTCTACGCCTGCATCGACGTGAACGTCGGCAGCTGA
- a CDS encoding response regulator has protein sequence MIAAPRSYDVLLVEDDLADALLIQDALAQHSTRNLTQVADGLEALEYLRDPQTPLPDLIVLDLNMPRMNGRELLRILKDDADLRAVPVVVLTTSAAPDDVSGAYHQHANAYVTKPVNLEDFEAAVRSIDAFYLETAAKLPRT, from the coding sequence ATGATCGCTGCTCCCCGCTCCTACGACGTCCTGCTCGTCGAGGACGATCTCGCCGACGCCCTGCTGATCCAGGACGCCCTGGCCCAGCACAGCACCCGCAACCTCACCCAGGTCGCCGACGGTCTCGAGGCCCTGGAGTATCTGCGGGACCCGCAGACGCCCCTGCCGGACCTCATCGTGCTGGACCTCAACATGCCGCGGATGAACGGGCGGGAGCTGCTGCGGATCCTCAAGGACGACGCCGATCTGCGCGCCGTCCCGGTGGTCGTGCTGACCACGTCCGCCGCACCCGACGACGTCAGCGGCGCCTACCACCAGCACGCGAACGCGTATGTGACGAAGCCGGTCAATCTGGAGGATTTCGAGGCGGCGGTCCGCAGCATCGACGCCTTCTATCTGGAGACGGCCGCGAAGCTCCCGCGGACCTGA
- a CDS encoding ATP-binding protein, producing MNVGGGRREPAGIARWTTRRWLTTGVAASAVVLLILGALGAWALGTTSRLTDEVTRYRSPALINAVRLEAALVNQETGVRGYGLTGRRDFLTPYTQGRADEKTALQALDRLVAGSGEAEKDLREVRSAVASWQRQVARPVASASGADAIRIASDRAGDGKRLFDSVRSSTARQQDHLLAARQHAGANLDAAQRLRNGVFAAIAVVIVVLMCAIFYGLRRGVTGPLTRLGAAARDVGRGQFDRKVPATGPADLQQLARDVDGMRERLLEELARSEEARSMLDQQADDLKRSNAELEQFAYVASHDLQEPLRKISSFTQLLQRRYGDKLDERADQYIAFAVDGANRMQVLINDLLMFSRVGRVHDQRSVSLEDSLNGAVDGLSVAVEESGARIEHDELPTVHGDAGQLGLLWQNLLSNAIKFRAPDRPPHIRVSVREEDGMWRFTVRDNGIGIAPEFREKVFVIFQRLHTREAYPGTGIGLAMCKKTVEFHGGAITIDPVDGDGTSISFTLPLQPSAEAADSEGSLVS from the coding sequence ATGAACGTGGGCGGAGGCCGGCGCGAGCCGGCGGGCATAGCCCGTTGGACGACCCGGCGCTGGCTGACGACGGGGGTCGCCGCCAGTGCCGTCGTGCTGCTGATCCTCGGGGCGCTGGGCGCGTGGGCGCTGGGCACCACGTCACGGCTGACCGACGAGGTGACCCGGTACCGCTCGCCGGCCCTGATCAACGCGGTGCGCCTGGAGGCGGCCCTGGTCAACCAGGAGACCGGTGTCCGCGGCTACGGACTCACCGGGCGCCGCGACTTCCTCACGCCCTATACACAGGGCCGGGCGGACGAGAAGACCGCGCTGCAGGCGCTGGACCGGCTCGTCGCCGGGTCGGGCGAGGCCGAGAAGGACCTGCGTGAGGTGCGGTCGGCCGTCGCGTCCTGGCAGCGGCAGGTGGCCCGGCCGGTCGCCTCGGCGTCGGGTGCCGACGCGATCCGGATCGCCTCCGACCGGGCCGGCGACGGCAAGCGCCTGTTCGACTCCGTGCGCAGCTCGACGGCCCGCCAGCAGGACCATCTGCTGGCCGCCCGGCAGCACGCCGGGGCCAACCTCGACGCGGCGCAGCGCCTGCGCAACGGGGTCTTCGCCGCCATCGCCGTCGTCATCGTCGTCCTCATGTGCGCCATCTTCTACGGGCTGCGGCGCGGTGTGACCGGTCCGCTGACCCGCCTCGGCGCCGCGGCCCGGGACGTGGGCCGCGGCCAGTTCGACCGGAAGGTCCCCGCGACCGGTCCGGCCGATCTGCAGCAGCTGGCCCGTGACGTCGACGGGATGCGCGAGCGGCTGCTGGAGGAGCTGGCGCGCAGCGAGGAGGCCCGCAGCATGCTCGACCAGCAGGCCGACGACCTGAAGCGTTCGAACGCGGAGCTGGAGCAGTTCGCGTACGTGGCCTCCCACGACCTCCAGGAACCGCTGCGGAAGATCTCCAGCTTCACGCAGCTGCTCCAGCGGCGCTACGGCGACAAGCTCGACGAGCGGGCGGACCAGTACATCGCCTTCGCCGTCGACGGCGCCAACCGCATGCAGGTCCTCATCAACGACCTGCTGATGTTCTCCCGGGTCGGACGCGTCCACGACCAGCGGTCCGTCTCGCTCGAGGACTCCCTGAACGGCGCGGTCGACGGGCTCAGCGTGGCCGTGGAGGAGTCGGGCGCGCGCATCGAGCACGACGAACTGCCGACCGTCCACGGCGACGCCGGCCAACTGGGTCTGCTGTGGCAGAACCTGCTGTCCAACGCCATCAAGTTCCGCGCCCCGGACCGCCCTCCGCACATCCGCGTGAGCGTGCGCGAGGAGGACGGCATGTGGCGCTTCACCGTACGGGACAACGGCATCGGCATCGCCCCGGAGTTCCGCGAGAAGGTCTTCGTGATCTTCCAGCGGCTGCACACCCGCGAGGCCTACCCGGGCACCGGCATCGGCCTCGCGATGTGCAAGAAGACCGTCGAGTTCCACGGAGGCGCCATCACCATCGACCCGGTCGACGGCGACGGCACCTCGATCAGCTTCACCCTGCCCCTCCAACCGTCCGCCGAGGCGGCCGACAGCGAAGGATCGCTGGTGTCATGA
- a CDS encoding SpoIIE family protein phosphatase translates to MTALDGTSAPCRILLVEDDAGDALLVEELLLDTDIDHVLVHCRTLSEARETLAARRSDCVLLDLHLPDASGVGAVTDLLSAAGDAAVIVLTGLAESQAGVEALAAGAQDYLVKGKVEPDLLQRAVRYALHRKQAERANANLQAGKLRAEENARLERGLLPAPMLSSGDVVATSRYFPGRQQALLGGDFLDVVETPDGQVHAVIGDVSGHGPDAAALGVCLRIAWRSLTLGGHRGGALLELLEQMHIAERSSTDLFTTCTLVTLDRSSGTASLHLAGHHAPLLTSHGRSGELDIEHGVALGIAPGLHKWPVTTVRLPPSGSLLLYTDGLVEGHVDESAERLGVDRLLAIMDACADSDAGAHLDRILEEVRVRNAGRHTDDLAVLRLDWAGLPAVSPQRARAGVR, encoded by the coding sequence ATGACAGCGCTCGATGGGACGTCCGCACCCTGCCGGATCCTGCTGGTGGAGGATGACGCCGGAGATGCCCTGCTCGTCGAGGAACTGCTGCTCGACACCGACATCGACCATGTCCTGGTCCACTGCCGCACCCTGAGTGAGGCCCGCGAGACGCTGGCCGCGCGGCGCAGCGACTGCGTCCTGCTCGACCTGCACCTCCCCGACGCCTCCGGGGTCGGCGCCGTCACCGACCTCCTCTCCGCGGCCGGGGACGCGGCCGTCATCGTGCTCACCGGCCTGGCGGAGTCCCAGGCCGGAGTCGAGGCGCTCGCCGCCGGCGCCCAGGACTACCTGGTCAAGGGCAAGGTGGAGCCCGACCTGCTGCAGCGGGCGGTGCGCTACGCCCTGCACCGCAAGCAGGCCGAGCGGGCCAACGCCAATCTCCAGGCGGGCAAGCTGCGCGCCGAGGAGAACGCCCGCCTGGAGCGCGGCCTGTTGCCGGCACCCATGCTGTCCTCCGGCGACGTCGTCGCCACCAGCCGCTACTTCCCCGGCCGCCAGCAGGCGCTGCTCGGCGGCGACTTCCTCGACGTCGTGGAGACCCCCGACGGACAGGTGCACGCCGTCATCGGCGACGTCAGCGGGCACGGCCCGGACGCCGCGGCGCTCGGCGTGTGCCTGCGGATCGCCTGGCGCTCCCTGACGCTGGGCGGCCACCGCGGCGGGGCGCTCCTGGAACTCCTGGAGCAGATGCACATCGCCGAGCGCAGCAGCACCGACCTGTTCACGACGTGCACCCTGGTGACCCTGGACCGGAGCTCGGGCACCGCATCCCTCCACCTGGCCGGCCACCACGCGCCGCTGCTGACGTCCCACGGACGCTCCGGGGAACTCGACATCGAGCACGGAGTGGCCCTGGGCATCGCCCCCGGCCTGCACAAGTGGCCGGTCACCACCGTCCGTCTGCCGCCCTCCGGCTCGCTGCTGCTCTACACGGACGGCCTGGTCGAGGGGCATGTCGACGAGAGCGCCGAGCGGCTCGGCGTCGACCGGCTGCTCGCCATCATGGACGCGTGCGCGGACTCCGACGCGGGCGCGCACCTGGACCGCATCCTCGAGGAGGTCCGGGTCCGCAACGCGGGCCGGCACACCGACGACCTCGCGGTCCTGCGGCTCGACTGGGCCGGACTGCCCGCCGTGTCGCCCCAGCGCGCCCGGGCCGGCGTGCGCTGA
- a CDS encoding PI-PLC domain-containing protein, with protein MEKAVAAGTVPGRAVRVAAYVGAVLATVCVIVTASLRGTVLAPDFYASALDREHAYDRLYDEVLVDPRTAPTTRQLLAQLPVPEAQVTSNIKLVLPPDTVRALVRQRIDATVGYLNGSRSTLDLTVDLGPVLANLDQLAQIYLGDLVAGVQNRSEPDFERFSADVSDALRELAAGRAPQGMPKLSLTEDQAAAVTTALLAVAPEDQRPALRGEVETALADGDVATALAAVAAAARTDRSDSAVRRLRESLDGGTWDPASVLAASGNELRAVHDIRPYTSVGLGLVEALAAAVLALCLVALWITGPARPGRRLMALARPLLGGAALVAAAVGVRELLGDGRLVSPSVSWSPSLSRLVDDVQDRAHGMLLDTVLLTVLVAVAAAALLAVVGRLLDRRRTPTTAAWRTPAIGLGAAALAVAGIVVTPLLTAASAPRLCQGSAALCDRRYDEVAQLTAHNAMSTTVDRFIGPLQDPDITAQLNDGVRALQLDTYRWERPEEITARLDASDFTAEQKQLVQRAVNTINPPRDGLWLCHAVCRAGAVALVPELREIGAWMRQHPTDVVTFIVQDEISASDTERAFHEAGLDPLLFTPDADPDHPWPTLGEMIDSGRRLVVFAEDADGPAPWYRNFYRYGMETPFAFRSPDRMTCVPHRGGTGKQLFLLNHFITDNGGSRLDAGTVNTRRFVLDRVHRCERERGHPVTFVAVDYATIGDAASAVRALNEERSAD; from the coding sequence ATGGAGAAGGCCGTGGCCGCGGGGACCGTGCCGGGCCGGGCGGTGCGCGTGGCCGCCTACGTGGGGGCCGTGCTCGCCACGGTCTGCGTCATCGTGACGGCGAGCCTGCGCGGCACCGTGCTCGCGCCGGACTTCTACGCCTCCGCCCTCGACCGGGAGCACGCCTACGACCGGCTGTACGACGAGGTCCTCGTCGACCCGCGCACGGCACCGACGACCCGGCAACTGCTCGCACAGCTCCCGGTCCCCGAGGCGCAGGTGACGTCCAACATCAAACTGGTGCTGCCGCCCGACACCGTCCGCGCCCTGGTCCGGCAGCGGATCGACGCCACGGTCGGCTATCTCAACGGCAGCCGGTCCACCCTCGACCTCACCGTCGACCTGGGGCCGGTGCTCGCCAATCTCGACCAGCTCGCCCAGATCTACCTCGGCGACCTGGTGGCCGGCGTGCAGAACCGGTCCGAGCCGGACTTCGAGCGGTTCTCCGCCGACGTCTCGGACGCGCTGCGCGAACTCGCCGCGGGCCGCGCGCCCCAGGGCATGCCCAAGCTGTCGCTGACCGAGGACCAGGCGGCGGCGGTGACCACCGCGCTCCTCGCCGTCGCGCCCGAGGATCAGCGACCGGCCCTGCGCGGCGAGGTGGAGACCGCGCTCGCCGACGGGGACGTGGCCACCGCCCTGGCCGCCGTCGCCGCGGCCGCGCGGACCGACCGCTCCGATTCGGCCGTCCGCCGGCTCCGGGAGAGCCTGGACGGCGGCACCTGGGACCCCGCCTCGGTGCTCGCCGCGTCCGGCAACGAGCTGCGGGCCGTACACGACATCCGCCCCTACACCTCCGTGGGGCTCGGCCTGGTCGAGGCGCTGGCGGCGGCGGTGCTCGCCCTGTGCCTGGTCGCGCTCTGGATCACCGGCCCGGCGCGTCCGGGCCGCAGGCTCATGGCGCTCGCCCGGCCGCTGCTCGGCGGCGCCGCCCTGGTCGCCGCCGCCGTCGGCGTCCGGGAGCTGCTCGGCGACGGGCGGCTGGTCAGCCCGTCCGTCTCCTGGTCACCGTCTCTGAGCCGGCTCGTCGACGACGTGCAGGACCGCGCCCACGGCATGCTGCTCGACACCGTCCTGCTGACGGTCCTGGTCGCCGTGGCCGCCGCCGCGCTGCTCGCCGTCGTCGGGCGGCTGCTCGACCGGCGCCGGACGCCCACCACCGCGGCCTGGCGGACCCCCGCCATCGGGCTCGGCGCGGCCGCGCTCGCCGTGGCGGGCATCGTCGTCACCCCGCTGCTCACCGCCGCGTCCGCCCCGCGCCTGTGCCAGGGCAGCGCCGCGCTGTGCGACCGCCGCTACGACGAGGTGGCCCAGCTGACCGCGCACAACGCGATGTCGACCACCGTCGACCGCTTCATCGGGCCGCTCCAGGACCCGGACATCACCGCCCAGCTGAACGACGGCGTACGCGCCCTGCAACTCGACACCTACCGCTGGGAACGGCCCGAGGAGATCACCGCGCGCCTCGACGCGTCCGACTTCACGGCCGAGCAGAAACAACTCGTCCAGCGGGCCGTCAACACGATCAACCCGCCGCGCGACGGACTGTGGCTGTGCCACGCCGTGTGCCGGGCGGGCGCCGTCGCCCTCGTCCCGGAACTGCGGGAGATCGGTGCCTGGATGCGGCAGCACCCCACCGACGTCGTCACCTTCATCGTGCAGGACGAGATCAGCGCGAGCGACACCGAGCGGGCCTTCCACGAGGCGGGCCTCGACCCGCTGCTCTTCACCCCCGACGCCGACCCCGACCATCCGTGGCCGACCCTCGGGGAGATGATCGACAGCGGCCGCAGGCTCGTCGTGTTCGCCGAGGACGCCGACGGCCCGGCCCCCTGGTACCGGAACTTCTACCGGTACGGCATGGAGACCCCGTTCGCCTTCCGCTCCCCGGACCGGATGACCTGCGTCCCGCACCGCGGCGGCACCGGCAAGCAGCTGTTCCTGCTGAACCACTTCATCACCGACAACGGCGGCAGCCGCCTGGACGCGGGCACGGTCAACACCCGCCGGTTCGTCCTCGACCGCGTCCACCGGTGCGAGCGCGAGCGCGGCCACCCGGTCACGTTCGTCGCCGTCGACTACGCCACCATCGGCGACGCCGCGAGCGCCGTCCGCGCGCTCAACGAGGAACGCTCCGCGGACTGA
- a CDS encoding PP2C family protein-serine/threonine phosphatase — MFRSRSVDDGEELLDRLGTMTTRARELAAIQRSRVELAVELQRGMLPRDLPHLPGIQLGVGYTPATHGLNVGGDWYDAFPLPDGSIGMSIGDVQGHNIEAAAFMGQVRVALRALASVTADPGELLARTNDLLVSLDADLFATCTFMRLDPRTGTLDCARAGHIPHIWATADGRSGVDDREGGPPLGVLQGATFPVARHRLTEGGVFVLLTDGVVEGPSLSLDDGLAQVTRLAEIAVVAGMSSDALARAVMKLADSVGHEDDAAVLVVGHDGGTRWRRPTDP; from the coding sequence ATGTTCCGCAGCAGGTCGGTCGACGACGGCGAGGAGTTGCTCGACAGGCTCGGGACGATGACGACGCGGGCCCGTGAGCTGGCGGCCATCCAGCGCTCCCGGGTCGAGCTCGCCGTGGAGCTGCAGCGGGGCATGCTGCCCCGCGACCTGCCGCACCTGCCCGGCATCCAGCTCGGCGTGGGATACACCCCGGCCACCCACGGCCTCAACGTCGGCGGCGACTGGTACGACGCCTTCCCCCTCCCGGACGGCAGCATCGGGATGTCCATCGGCGACGTGCAGGGCCACAACATCGAGGCGGCCGCCTTCATGGGACAGGTCCGGGTGGCCCTGCGCGCGCTGGCCTCCGTCACCGCGGACCCCGGCGAACTGCTCGCACGGACCAACGACCTGCTCGTCTCCCTCGACGCCGACCTCTTCGCCACCTGCACCTTCATGCGCCTCGACCCCCGTACCGGGACCCTGGACTGCGCGCGGGCCGGGCACATCCCGCACATCTGGGCGACCGCCGACGGCCGCTCCGGAGTCGACGACCGGGAGGGCGGACCGCCGCTCGGGGTGCTCCAGGGCGCCACGTTCCCCGTCGCCCGTCACCGGCTCACGGAGGGCGGCGTCTTCGTGCTCCTCACCGACGGCGTGGTGGAGGGCCCTTCGCTGAGCCTCGACGACGGGCTGGCACAGGTCACCCGGCTCGCCGAGATCGCCGTCGTCGCCGGTATGAGCAGCGACGCCCTCGCCCGGGCGGTCATGAAACTGGCGGACTCGGTGGGACACGAGGACGACGCGGCCGTGCTCGTGGTCGGCCACGACGGCGGCACCCGGTGGCGGCGGCCCACCGACCCCTGA
- a CDS encoding MASE1 domain-containing protein codes for MGTALTTVIVAAAYYLSGRLGLLGRLTIEGIVVTPIWPPTGVAVAALLVFGLRVWPGIALGSLLVIASLTTPQATTLVNVAGNTVAPLCAVLLLRRIGFRPDISRLRDGVALVFGGLCAMVISSTAGAGVQVLIGALDTGDFWTVWLAWWVGDTMGVLLVTPLLLLFLGPKERFRVRRWKEALCLVLTAVVLVPLAALSTVSLLFLVFPLLVWAALRFELIGSMSCALFASVLATFEANTGSGAFVRQTGLEVMAKLGAFNGAVALTALLLSSLVTEQRSTRRSIQRACDELAEVLDHLTAGENLPGPAGQRGQDAGFAPPGHAPTPPRE; via the coding sequence GTGGGGACAGCCCTCACGACGGTGATCGTCGCCGCCGCGTACTACCTGTCGGGGCGGCTCGGCCTGCTGGGCCGGCTCACCATCGAGGGGATCGTGGTGACCCCCATCTGGCCGCCCACCGGTGTGGCCGTCGCCGCCCTGCTGGTGTTCGGGCTGCGCGTATGGCCCGGCATCGCCCTCGGCTCCCTCCTCGTCATCGCCTCCCTCACCACGCCACAGGCCACCACCCTCGTCAACGTCGCCGGGAACACCGTCGCGCCGCTCTGCGCCGTCCTCCTGCTGCGCAGGATCGGCTTCCGGCCCGACATCTCCCGCCTGAGGGACGGCGTGGCCCTGGTCTTCGGCGGACTCTGCGCGATGGTCATCAGCTCGACGGCGGGCGCCGGCGTGCAGGTGCTGATCGGCGCGCTGGACACGGGGGACTTCTGGACCGTGTGGCTGGCCTGGTGGGTGGGCGACACCATGGGCGTGCTGCTCGTCACCCCGCTGCTCCTGCTGTTCCTCGGCCCCAAGGAGCGCTTCCGCGTCCGGCGGTGGAAGGAGGCGCTGTGCCTGGTCCTCACCGCCGTCGTCCTCGTCCCCCTCGCCGCGCTCAGCACGGTCAGCCTGCTCTTCCTCGTCTTCCCCCTGCTGGTCTGGGCCGCGCTGCGGTTCGAGCTGATCGGCAGCATGTCGTGCGCGCTGTTCGCGTCCGTCCTGGCCACCTTCGAGGCGAACACCGGGAGCGGCGCGTTCGTCCGGCAGACCGGCCTGGAGGTCATGGCGAAGCTCGGGGCGTTCAACGGCGCCGTCGCGCTCACCGCCCTCCTGCTGTCCTCCCTGGTCACCGAACAGCGCTCGACGCGTCGCTCGATCCAGCGGGCCTGCGACGAGCTCGCCGAGGTGCTCGACCACCTCACCGCGGGCGAGAATCTCCCGGGCCCCGCCGGTCAGCGCGGTCAGGACGCCGGGTTCGCACCGCCCGGCCACGCGCCGACTCCGCCCCGGGAGTGA
- a CDS encoding glycoside hydrolase family 18 protein produces the protein MRRRLLSRAAVAVTSLSLLGAVAPAASAHGGHHDTARRVGYFTQWGVYGRDFQVQDLERSGAAARLTHINYAFGNIGTDGKCLMGNVPGESDPWADYQRPLDAENSVDGVADTDTQALAGNFNQLRELKAAHPGLKVMISLGGWSWSTNFSDSVRTPAARKALVASCVDLYLKGNLPQDGARGGAGAAAGVFDGVDIDWEWPGSEGDTDTVYRPEDKRNFTALVAEFRRQLDAYGRTRHKHYELSAFVPTAPAKIDAGFEVRKIMKDFDFVNLQGYDFHVSGEKTTAQQSALYARNDFSVDGTVDAWLHRGAPARKLVVGMPFYGQGWTGVSGGGDGLGQPATAPAPAKWANGYADYKELKALADSGTYRLHRDQRGGHAWLFDGTTLWTYDDPQVLTQKSRYVRAEGLGGAMFWSLDGDTPDGELVRTVDRALGH, from the coding sequence CTGCGCCGAAGACTTCTGTCCCGGGCGGCCGTCGCCGTCACCTCGCTCTCCCTGCTCGGCGCGGTCGCGCCGGCCGCGTCCGCCCACGGCGGCCACCACGACACCGCCCGCCGCGTCGGCTACTTCACCCAATGGGGTGTCTACGGGCGGGACTTCCAGGTCCAGGACCTGGAGCGCAGCGGGGCCGCCGCCCGGCTCACCCACATCAACTACGCGTTCGGCAACATCGGCACCGACGGCAAGTGCCTCATGGGCAACGTCCCCGGCGAGTCCGACCCCTGGGCCGACTACCAGCGCCCGCTCGACGCCGAGAACTCGGTGGACGGTGTCGCCGACACCGACACCCAGGCCCTCGCGGGCAACTTCAACCAGCTGCGGGAACTGAAGGCCGCGCACCCCGGCCTCAAGGTGATGATCTCGCTGGGCGGCTGGTCCTGGTCGACGAACTTCTCCGACTCGGTCCGGACCCCCGCCGCCCGCAAGGCGCTTGTCGCCTCCTGCGTCGACCTCTACCTCAAGGGCAATCTGCCGCAGGACGGCGCCCGTGGAGGCGCCGGCGCGGCGGCCGGTGTCTTCGACGGCGTCGACATCGACTGGGAGTGGCCCGGCTCCGAGGGCGACACCGACACCGTGTACCGCCCGGAGGACAAGCGGAACTTCACCGCGCTCGTCGCGGAGTTCCGCCGCCAGCTCGACGCCTACGGCCGCACCCGGCACAAGCACTACGAGCTGTCCGCGTTCGTCCCGACGGCACCCGCCAAGATCGACGCCGGGTTCGAGGTCCGCAAGATCATGAAGGACTTCGACTTCGTCAACCTTCAGGGCTACGACTTCCACGTCAGCGGTGAGAAGACGACGGCCCAGCAGTCCGCCCTGTACGCCCGGAACGACTTCAGCGTCGACGGCACGGTCGACGCCTGGCTGCACAGGGGTGCCCCGGCCCGCAAGCTCGTCGTCGGCATGCCGTTCTACGGGCAGGGCTGGACCGGCGTCAGCGGCGGCGGCGACGGCCTGGGCCAGCCGGCCACGGCACCGGCCCCGGCGAAGTGGGCCAACGGCTACGCGGACTACAAGGAGTTGAAGGCGCTGGCGGACTCGGGCACGTACCGCCTCCACCGCGATCAGCGCGGCGGCCACGCCTGGCTCTTCGACGGCACGACCCTGTGGACGTACGACGATCCGCAGGTGCTCACCCAGAAGTCCCGCTACGTCCGGGCCGAGGGGCTCGGCGGCGCGATGTTCTGGTCCCTGGACGGCGACACCCCCGACGGGGAACTCGTCCGCACCGTGGACCGTGCCCTCGGGCACTGA